Sequence from the Amycolatopsis sp. NBC_00345 genome:
GGGTGGTCGGGGCCGCGTGCGCGTACTTCTGCGCGGCGGCGGGGCTGCGGGTCGCGGTGCTGGAGCGCGGGGGCGTCGCCGGTGGGACCACCAGCGGCGGCGAGGGCAACATCCTGGTGTCCGACAAGTCGCCGAGTCCGGAGCTGGACCTGGCGCTGTTGTCGGTGCGGCTCTGGGGCGAGCTGGGGGAGCGGTTCGGGCCCGATGCGTTCGAGCTGGAGCACAAGGGCGGGGTCGTTGTCGCGCAGTCGCCGGAAGCGGCTCGCGGGCTGGCCGCGCTGACGGCGGAGCAGCGCGGGCTGGGCGTCGAGGCGGTCGACGTGTCCGCGACGGAGCTGGCCGAGCTCGAACCCAACCTGACACCCGACGTCTGCGCCGGCGCCTTTTACCCGCAGGACATGCAAGTCCAGCCGATGCTGGCCGCCGCGGAGCTGCTGCGCGGGGCGCGGGCGCTCGGCGCCACCGTGCACACCGGTACTGAGGTGCTCGCGTTCCGGTGTACACGAGAAGCTGTTCAAGGAGTGGTCACCAACCGCGGCGAGTTCGCGGCGCGCTGGGTCGTCAACGCGGCGGGCACCTGGGGTGGTGCCGTGTCGGAGCTGGCCGGGGCGCCGGTCCCGGTGCTGCCGCGGCGCGGTTTCGTGCTGGTCACCGAGCCGCTGCCGCGTGTGATCCGGCACAAGGTCTACACCGCCGACTACGTCGCGAACGTGGCCAGCGGGGACGCCGGGCTCGAGACGTCCGTGGTGGTCGAGGGCACCCGCGCCGGCACGGTGCTGATCGGCGCCAGCCGCGAGCGCGTCGGCTTTGATCGGCAGTTCTCGCTCCCGGTCGTGCGCAAGCTGGCCGCGCAGGCCCTGGGTGTGTTCCCGTTCCTGGCCGACGTCGCCCTGCTGCGCAGCTACCTCGGTTTCCGCCCGTACTGCCCGGACCACCTGCCGGTGATCGGCGCCGACCCGCGCCTGCCCGGGCTGGTGCACGCCTGCGGGCACGAGGGCGCGGGCATCGGGCTGGCCGCCGCGACCGGTCACCTGATCGCGCAGGAACTGACCGGGGCGAAGCCGGACCTGGACCTGACGCCGTTCCGCGCTGATCGTTTCGCGGATCGTTCTACGGAGGAGCAAACGTGAGTTTTTCCTTCGACGGCAAGGAGATCACGGCCGAACCGGGGCAGAGCGTCGGCGCGGCCCTGATCGCCGCGGGCTACCGGTCCTGGCGGACGACGCGGCACGGCGGCGCGCCGCGCGGGGTGTTCTGCGGCATCGGCGTCTGCTTCGACTGCCTGGTGGTCGTCAACGGCCGCCCGAACGAACGCGCGTGCCTCACCGAGGCCCACCCCGGCGACGACGTGCGGTCCCAGGAAGGAGCGGGTCGCGGTGACCTTGCCTGCTGAACCTGGTCGGCAGGTCGGGCCTGCTGGGCCTGCCGATCTTGCTGTGGCTGCCGGGTCTGCTGCCTCTGCTGATCTTGCTGATCTTGCGGGGCTTGCCGGTTACGACCTCGCGGTGCTGGGCGCGGGCCCGGCCGGGCTGGCGGCTGCCGTCACCGCCGCGCGGGCGGGCGCCCGGGTCGCGCTCATCGACGCCGGCGACCGAGTCGGCGGCCAGTACTGGCGCCACCGCGAGGCCGACGACGGCGCAGGCCACCACCACTGGCAAACCCTGGTACGGCTGCGGGATTCCTTGCCCCAACTGGACTTCCTGGCGCGGCATACGGTCTGGCACGTCGCGCGGACCGGCAGCGCGCCTGCTGATGGCGGCGGGCCGACTGAGGGGACCGGCGGCGGGATCGCTGTGCCTGCTGGTGGTGGCGGGTCGGCCGAGCGGACCGGCGGCGGGATCGCTGCGCCCGCTGGTGGTGGTGGGTCGGCTGAGGGGGCTGGAGGCAGGACCGTCGCGTCCGCCGGTGGTGGCGGGTCCTCCAAGGGGACCGGCGGCAGGACCGTCGCGTCCGCCGATGGCGGCAGGCCCGCCAAGGAGACCGGCGGCGGCTTCACCACTCGCACCAGCCGTCGTGGGTTCGGCGGGGATTCCGGTGGCGGCTTCACTGTCCACACCAACCGCGGCGAGGTTCGCGCCCGCACCCTCGTGGTGGCGACCGGCGCCTACGACCGTCAGCTGCCGTTCCCCGGCTGGACCCTGCCGGGCGTCTTCACCGCCGGTGGCGCGCAGGCACTGCTCAAAGGACACGGCGTGCGGGCCGGGAGCCGGGTTGTCGTGGCTGGGACCGGGCCGTTCCTGCTTCCGGTCGCCGCAGGGCTGGCGCGGGCCGGGGCCGAGGTGGCGGGGGTGTTCGAGGCCGGTTCCCCGGCCGGGTTCGCCCGGTCGCCACTGGCCGTGCTCGGCAGCCCCGGCAAGCTCGCCGAGGGCGTCGGGTACCTGAAAACCTTGGCCCGCAAACGGATTCCGTACCGGACGCGGACGGCGGTGGTGGCCGCGCACGGCGACGACAGTGTCCGCTCGGTGACCGTCGCGTCGCTCGACCGGGGCTGGCGGATCGTGGCGGGCAGTGAGCGGGAGATCGCGTGCGACACCGTCGCGGTCGGCTACGGCTTCACGCCGCAGTTGGAGATCCCGCTGCAGCTCGGGTGCGAAACCCGCCTCGGCGCCGACGGCAGCCTCATCGCGGTGGCCGACGAGCAGCAGCGCGCCACCGTGCCCGGCGTCTACCTGGCCGGTGAGGTGTGCGGCGTCGGCGGGGCCGAACTGTCTCTTGTGGAGGGTGAGCTGGCCGGGCTGCACGCCGCGTTCACCACGGTCGGCGCCGAGCCGGACTCGAGCGTGGTCACCGTGCTGTTGCGCCGAAGGAAGTCCGCCCGCGCGTTCGCCGGCGCGATGCACGCCGCGCATCCGGTCCGTCCCGGCTGGTTGGACTGGCTCGACGCGCCGACGTTGCTCTGCCGTTGTGAAGAAGTGACTGTCGGGACTGTCCGCGACACCATCGCGGACCTCGGCGCGACGGACGCCCGCACCGTCAAGCTGTTGGCGCGCCCCGGAATGGGGCTGTGCCAGGGCCGGGTCTGCGGGTACGCCACGGCGTGCCTCACCGCCGCCGGGCAGGGGCGCGAGCCCACGGCAGCCGACCTCGCCGGGCTGGCGGCCCGGCCGATCGCGCAGCCGGTGCGGCTCGGGGACCTTGCGAGTGGCTGATCTGGCACTGTCCGAAGAGGACGAAGCGATGCTCGACGGCGCGGACGGTCCCGCGGCGCGGCTGTGCCTGCGGATGGTCGTCGCGCTCGCGCGGGTCCGCGGCGCGTCCCGGCTGCTGCGCGTCGCGTCGGCCCACGTCGACGGGTGCCTCTACCACGGCCAGGCGGGGCTGGACTTCGTCGAACGGCTCGGCGAGCTGGGCGGCCGGGTCGCCGTGCCGACGACGCTGAACGTCGGCTCGCTCGACCTGCGCCACCCGGACCTGGTCCACGCCGACGCCGAGACGACCGCGAACGCGCGCCGCCTGATGGCCGGCTACACCGCGCTGGGCTGCACGCCGACCTGGACCTGCGCGCCGTACCAGCTCACGCACCGGCCGTCGTTCGGCACGCACGTGGCGTGGGCGGAGTCCAACGCGATCGTGTTCGCCAACTCCGTGCTCGGCGCCCGCACCGACCGTTACGGCGATTTCCTCGACATCGGCGCGGCCATCACCGGACGAGTCCCGGACGCCGGACTGCACCAGGACGCCAACCGGCGCGCCACGGTCCGGCTCGACTGCGCGGGCCTGTCGCGGCGGCTGCTCGCCGAGGACGCCGCCTGGGGAGTGCTCGGCCACCTCGCCGGGCGCGTCGCGGGCAGTGGCGTGCCGGTGCTCACCGGGGTGCCGGACGGGGTGACCGAGGACCGGCTGAAAGCGTTCGGTGCTGCGGCTGCGTCAAGTGGGGGAGTGGGCCTGTTCCACGTCGTGGGCGTGACCCCGGAGGCGCCGTCGCTCTCGGCGGTGGCCCCGGCGGACATCCCGGTGCACGAGGTCGCCGCGGCCGACCTGCGCGCGATCCGGGACGAGCTGAGCACCGCCCGAGGCCGGGGGATCGACGCGCTTTGCCTTGGCACGCCGCACTTCTCACTCACGGAGTTCGCCCGGCTGGCCGGCCTGCTCGGCGACGGTTCGCCGTTCCACCCCGACGTGCGAGCGTGGGTGACGACCAGCCGCGCGGTGCTAGCGGAGGCCGAACGGCTCGGGTACGCGGAAACCGCGCGCACGGCCGGCGCCCAGATCGTGGTGGACACCTGCACGTACCTCACCCCGATTCTCGACGCACAGGTCCGCACCGCGATGACGAACTCCGGCAAGTGGGCCTGGTACGCGCCCGGCAACATCGGCGTGGCCGTCACGCTCGGCTCGATGGCGGAGTGCGTCGCCTCGGCCCGGGCGGGATACCTGGTGCGAGACGAGGAACTGTGGGCGAGCTGACCTCGGATGGCTCGGACAGCGCAGCCACTGCAGTCCTGACCGGCCGGACCGTCTTCCCCGGCGAGGCCACCGGATTCCCGCTCATCCTCGATGCGCCGCTGTCGTTCTGGGGCGGCACCGACCTCACCGGCCGGATCGTCGACGAGCATCATCCGCAGCGGGGTGCCGTGGTCACCGGGCGGGTGCTCGTGCTGCCGAAGGCGCGGGGGTCCAGCTCGTCCTCGTCGGTGCTGGCCGAGCAGATCCGCAGCGGCACCGGCCCCGCGGCGCTCGTCCTCACCGAGCCCGACGCGATCCTGATGCTCGGCGCATGGGTCGCCGCGGAGCTGTACGGCCACCGGCTCCCGATCGTCGTGCTGGCCGCCGCGGACTACGACCGGCTGTGCGCCGCCGGCCCCGGCCCGGTGACGATCGACGCCGGGCCGGAGCACGCCACGGTCACCGTCGCCGCCGCGCCCCGCACGTCCGGATGACCAGCCCCATTACCGCCGTGGCCATGCCGCTCCGGCCTGGATAACCAGTCCCATCACCGCCGTGGCCGCGCCACTCCGGACCCACATCACCGCCGCACCCGCACCGCCCCGCCCTGAACAACAGCAGCCACCCCCGACACCGGCGACGCGAGCACGTCCAGGTCGTC
This genomic interval carries:
- a CDS encoding aconitase X catalytic domain-containing protein is translated as MADLALSEEDEAMLDGADGPAARLCLRMVVALARVRGASRLLRVASAHVDGCLYHGQAGLDFVERLGELGGRVAVPTTLNVGSLDLRHPDLVHADAETTANARRLMAGYTALGCTPTWTCAPYQLTHRPSFGTHVAWAESNAIVFANSVLGARTDRYGDFLDIGAAITGRVPDAGLHQDANRRATVRLDCAGLSRRLLAEDAAWGVLGHLAGRVAGSGVPVLTGVPDGVTEDRLKAFGAAAASSGGVGLFHVVGVTPEAPSLSAVAPADIPVHEVAAADLRAIRDELSTARGRGIDALCLGTPHFSLTEFARLAGLLGDGSPFHPDVRAWVTTSRAVLAEAERLGYAETARTAGAQIVVDTCTYLTPILDAQVRTAMTNSGKWAWYAPGNIGVAVTLGSMAECVASARAGYLVRDEELWAS
- a CDS encoding NAD(P)/FAD-dependent oxidoreductase is translated as MTGERPDVLVIGAGVVGAACAYFCAAAGLRVAVLERGGVAGGTTSGGEGNILVSDKSPSPELDLALLSVRLWGELGERFGPDAFELEHKGGVVVAQSPEAARGLAALTAEQRGLGVEAVDVSATELAELEPNLTPDVCAGAFYPQDMQVQPMLAAAELLRGARALGATVHTGTEVLAFRCTREAVQGVVTNRGEFAARWVVNAAGTWGGAVSELAGAPVPVLPRRGFVLVTEPLPRVIRHKVYTADYVANVASGDAGLETSVVVEGTRAGTVLIGASRERVGFDRQFSLPVVRKLAAQALGVFPFLADVALLRSYLGFRPYCPDHLPVIGADPRLPGLVHACGHEGAGIGLAAATGHLIAQELTGAKPDLDLTPFRADRFADRSTEEQT
- a CDS encoding aconitase X swivel domain-containing protein, with the protein product MGELTSDGSDSAATAVLTGRTVFPGEATGFPLILDAPLSFWGGTDLTGRIVDEHHPQRGAVVTGRVLVLPKARGSSSSSSVLAEQIRSGTGPAALVLTEPDAILMLGAWVAAELYGHRLPIVVLAAADYDRLCAAGPGPVTIDAGPEHATVTVAAAPRTSG
- a CDS encoding (2Fe-2S)-binding protein; the protein is MSFSFDGKEITAEPGQSVGAALIAAGYRSWRTTRHGGAPRGVFCGIGVCFDCLVVVNGRPNERACLTEAHPGDDVRSQEGAGRGDLAC
- a CDS encoding FAD/NAD(P)-dependent oxidoreductase, which gives rise to MAAGSAASADLADLAGLAGYDLAVLGAGPAGLAAAVTAARAGARVALIDAGDRVGGQYWRHREADDGAGHHHWQTLVRLRDSLPQLDFLARHTVWHVARTGSAPADGGGPTEGTGGGIAVPAGGGGSAERTGGGIAAPAGGGGSAEGAGGRTVASAGGGGSSKGTGGRTVASADGGRPAKETGGGFTTRTSRRGFGGDSGGGFTVHTNRGEVRARTLVVATGAYDRQLPFPGWTLPGVFTAGGAQALLKGHGVRAGSRVVVAGTGPFLLPVAAGLARAGAEVAGVFEAGSPAGFARSPLAVLGSPGKLAEGVGYLKTLARKRIPYRTRTAVVAAHGDDSVRSVTVASLDRGWRIVAGSEREIACDTVAVGYGFTPQLEIPLQLGCETRLGADGSLIAVADEQQRATVPGVYLAGEVCGVGGAELSLVEGELAGLHAAFTTVGAEPDSSVVTVLLRRRKSARAFAGAMHAAHPVRPGWLDWLDAPTLLCRCEEVTVGTVRDTIADLGATDARTVKLLARPGMGLCQGRVCGYATACLTAAGQGREPTAADLAGLAARPIAQPVRLGDLASG